The Terriglobales bacterium genome includes a window with the following:
- a CDS encoding type II toxin-antitoxin system VapC family toxin, whose product MKLLLDTHIWLWSLGEPSRLGRRLRHELKAEDNELWLSPVSTWEALLLNAKGRIRLHGDVTAWLAQATAHLREAPLTHGIVLAAHQLPLPHPDPVDRFLAATAQVLGLTLVTADERLLGLGEIATLANR is encoded by the coding sequence GTGAAGCTACTGCTCGATACCCACATCTGGCTGTGGAGCCTGGGGGAACCGTCGCGGCTGGGGCGCCGCCTGCGTCACGAACTGAAGGCCGAGGACAACGAACTGTGGCTGTCTCCGGTGAGCACCTGGGAGGCGTTGCTACTCAACGCCAAGGGCAGGATCCGGTTGCATGGAGATGTGACTGCATGGCTGGCGCAGGCGACAGCGCACCTGCGGGAAGCCCCGCTCACCCATGGCATCGTGCTGGCGGCCCACCAGTTGCCGCTGCCCCACCCGGACCCGGTGGACCGCTTTCTGGCCGCGACCGCCCAGGTGCTGGGCTTGACCCTGGTTACCGCCGACGAGCGCCTGCTGGGGCTGGGGGAGATCGCGACGTTAGCCAACCGCTAA
- a CDS encoding DUF1778 domain-containing protein, with the protein MERKSKKERLEARLTPEQKKYIEHAARIKGTSVSDFVVSSAQETAVRTIREYEVLTLNEQAREVFANALLNPPAPGRRLVAAARRYKQRAKI; encoded by the coding sequence ATGGAAAGAAAATCCAAGAAGGAACGGCTGGAGGCTCGGCTCACTCCGGAGCAGAAAAAGTACATTGAGCATGCTGCAAGGATCAAAGGTACCTCAGTTTCCGACTTCGTTGTCTCAAGTGCTCAAGAGACTGCCGTGCGCACGATTCGCGAGTACGAAGTCTTGACCCTGAATGAGCAGGCCCGGGAAGTTTTCGCGAATGCTCTTCTCAATCCGCCCGCTCCAGGCCGGAGATTGGTGGCTGCGGCTAGACGCTACAAGCAACGAGCGAAGATCTAG
- a CDS encoding GNAT family N-acetyltransferase produces MAHTIRLTQRSDFRVEPLGKGHDRAAFSSGIDALDNYLKKQASQDISKRVAVCFVLTPDGKTVAGFYTLSQYSVDLVSLPLEIADKLPKYPEVPATLLGRLAISEKFKGQKLGAFLLLDALHRCLAQSKHVASAAVIVDAKDETAKSFYEHFDFMSLPRTPNRLFLPMATIERLFTE; encoded by the coding sequence GTGGCGCACACAATCAGACTAACGCAACGGAGCGATTTCAGGGTCGAGCCGCTCGGCAAAGGACATGATCGAGCGGCTTTCTCATCTGGAATTGATGCCCTCGACAATTACCTGAAAAAGCAGGCAAGTCAGGATATCTCGAAACGCGTGGCCGTCTGCTTCGTACTGACGCCTGACGGCAAGACGGTTGCTGGCTTTTACACACTCTCGCAATATTCGGTAGACCTAGTCAGCCTGCCGCTAGAGATCGCCGACAAACTCCCCAAGTACCCAGAGGTTCCGGCGACGCTCCTCGGGCGGCTGGCAATCAGCGAAAAGTTCAAGGGGCAGAAGTTGGGGGCGTTCTTGCTGCTGGATGCACTCCATCGTTGCCTAGCACAAAGCAAGCACGTTGCCTCGGCCGCAGTGATCGTAGATGCGAAAGACGAGACCGCCAAGAGCTTCTATGAGCACTTTGATTTTATGTCCTTGCCTCGCACTCCGAATCGCTTATTTCTGCCCATGGCGACGATCGAGAGATTGTTCACTGAATAG